A single genomic interval of Aedes aegypti strain LVP_AGWG chromosome 1, AaegL5.0 Primary Assembly, whole genome shotgun sequence harbors:
- the LOC5578623 gene encoding amidophosphoribosyltransferase, protein MDPPSSVAALTSSSRSPADDQQLVDNTDEQRSIDHATVDEMLNINAFTVPRVPSACNDGAVEKYKLTGKRLGRGVAESGLTHECGVFGAIATGEWPTQIDISQVICLGLVALQHRGQESAGIVTSEGKCAKNFNVHKGMGMINNIFTDDSMKKLKGNLGIGHTRYSTSAASEEVNCQPFVVHTAHGVLAVAHNGELLNCESLRKDVLSRGVGLSTHSDSELITQALCLNPPDGEDDGPDWPARIKHLMQLAPLSYSLVIMLKDKIYGVRDPYGNRPLCIGKIVPLSIGSYRQEKVDKLAAEGWVISSESCGFLSIGARYVREVQPGEIVELTREGIKTIDIVECPENRRHAFCIFEYVYFARSDSIFEGQMVYSVRLQCGRQLAREAYVDADIVSSVPESGTAAAHGYARETGLHFAEVLCKNRYVGRTFIQPSTRLRQLGVAKKFGALSENVSGKRLVLIDDSIVRGNTIGPIIKLLRDAGAQEVHIRIASPPLLYPCYMGINIPTREELIGNKLNPEELAKYVGADSLAYLSVEGLQKAVQLNMRKNNPEKVGHCTACLTGDYPGGLPEDLDW, encoded by the exons ATGGACCCGCCGTCATCAGTGGCTGCGTTGACGTCGTCATCGCGATCGCCTGCAGACGATCAACAACTTGTAGACAACACTGATGAACAGCGATCGATCGACCACGCTACCGTGGATGAAATGCTCAATATCAACGCGTTCACGGTACCACGTGTTCCCAGTGCCTGTAATGATGGCGCAGTGGAAAAGTACAAACTAACCGGTAAAAGACTTGGCCGTGGAGTCGCTGAGTCTGGCTTGACGCATGAATGCGGTGTATTCGGAGCGATTGCAACGGGTGAATGGCCCACACAGATCGACATTTCGCAGGTTATCTGCCTGGGGTTGGTAGCCCTGCAGCATCGAGGGCAAGAATCGGCTGGTATCGTTACCAGTGAAGGCAAATGTGCTAAGAACTTCAACGTCCACAAGGGAATGGGTATGATCAACAATATCTTCACTGACGATTCAATGAAGAAATTAAAGGGTAATCTGGGTATCGGTCATACGAGGTACTCGACCTCAGCGGCTTCAGAAGAAGTCAACTGCCAACCATTCGTAGTCCACACGGCTCATGGAGTGTTGGCGGTAGCACACAACGGCGAACTGCTAAACTGTGAAAGCTTGCGAAAGGATGTTCTATCCCGAGGTGTTGGCCTATCGACTCACAGCGATTCCGAGCTGATCACGCAAGCTCTCTGTCTGAATCCGCCGGACGGAGAAGACGACGGCCCTGATTGGCCCGCACGCATCAAGCACCTCATGCAGTTGGCTCCTCTCTCATATTCCCTGGTTATCATGTTAAAAGACAAAATCTACGGAGTGCGAGATCCCTACGGAAATCGACCTTTGTGCATCGGAAAGATCGTCCCCCTGAGCATTGGTTCTTACAGACAAG AAAAAGTAGACAAACTGGCCGCCGAGGGATGGGTCATCTCCAGCGAGAGCTGCGGATTCCTATCCATCGGAGCACGCTACGTTAGGGAAGTTCAACCGGGTGAAATCGTAGAGCTGACCCGCGAAGGAATCAAAACGATCGACATCGTCGAGTGTCCGGAGAACCGACGCCACGCCTTCTGCATCTTCGAGTACGTCTACTTCGCTCGGTCGGATTCCATCTTCGAGGGTCAGATGGTTTACTCGGTGCGGTTGCAGTGCGGCAGGCAGCTAGCTCGCGAAGCGTACGTAGACGCGGACATCGTGAGCTCGGTCCCGGAATCGGGAACGGCTGCTGCGCACGGTTACGCCAGAGAG ACTGGCCTTCACTTTGCTGAAGTGCTCTGCAAGAATCGCTACGTCGGACGTACCTTCATCCAGCCTTCGACTCGGCTCCGGCAGCTCGGTGTGGCGAAGAAGTTCGGTGCTCTTTCGGAGAATGTTTCCGGTAAACGGCTGGTCCTCATCGATGACTCCATCGTTCGTGGCAACACCATTGGACCAATCATCAAGCTACTTCGTGACGCGGGGGCACAGGAGGTGCACATCCGTATCGCCAGCCCACCGTTGCTGTATCCGTGCTACATGGGTATCAACATTCCGACGCGAGAGGAACTGATCGGCAACAAGCTGAACCCGGAGGAACTGGCCAAGTATGTCGGTGCGGACAGTTTGGCCTACCTCAGTGTGGAAGGACTGCAGAAGGCTGTTCAGCTGAACATGCGGAAGAACAACCCGGAAAAGGTGGGCCACTGTACGGCCTGCCTGACCGGAGACTACCCTGGTGGACTGCCCGAAGACTTGGATTGGTGA